A region of Methanosphaera sp. WGK6 DNA encodes the following proteins:
- the gatC gene encoding Asp-tRNA(Asn) amidotransferase subunit GatC, translated as MEIEKEAENILNKFSEVLDQIPDLEETQYIVDNLNRTREDKKLSKNPEKILRNTHLDKQGSVIAEKGKWTK; from the coding sequence ATGGAAATAGAAAAAGAAGCAGAAAATATATTAAACAAATTCTCAGAAGTATTAGATCAAATACCTGATTTAGAAGAAACACAATACATAGTAGACAACCTAAACAGGACAAGAGAAGATAAAAAACTAAGTAAAAATCCTGAAAAAATATTACGTAACACACACCTTGATAAACAAGGAAGTGTAATTGCTGAAAAAGGGAAATGGACAAAATGA